From one Caminicella sporogenes DSM 14501 genomic stretch:
- the secF gene encoding protein translocase subunit SecF has protein sequence MKIAENYKIWFSISLAVMIAGLVMAIVSGVNLGIDFTGGTMMQIDIGKTFDLKEIKEITSKYQLDADIIYAGQNKQEVIIKTKKDLSNKDRMEIFNEFKQKFNLKDEAFRQAQQFGPSVGKEIRNKAMLSIIIASIGMLMYITYRFTFKFGVSAIIALIHDVLIVLSIYAILKIPVNNPFIAAILTIVGYSINDTIVVFDRVRENVKRMKKANFFEIANQSIKQTLSRSINTSLTTLLVIGSLFVLGVESVREFSLPLLAGILTGTYSSIFIASPIWALWKTYEKRRNSYRPS, from the coding sequence ATGAAGATAGCTGAAAATTATAAAATATGGTTTAGTATATCTCTTGCTGTAATGATTGCTGGATTAGTAATGGCAATTGTTTCAGGGGTTAATTTAGGTATAGATTTTACAGGCGGAACAATGATGCAAATAGATATTGGTAAAACATTTGATTTAAAAGAAATAAAAGAAATTACATCAAAATATCAGTTGGATGCAGATATTATCTATGCTGGACAAAATAAACAAGAAGTAATTATAAAAACTAAAAAAGACCTTTCAAACAAAGATAGAATGGAAATATTTAATGAATTTAAACAAAAATTTAATTTAAAAGATGAAGCTTTTAGACAAGCTCAGCAATTTGGACCTTCAGTTGGTAAAGAAATAAGAAATAAAGCAATGTTATCTATAATTATTGCATCAATAGGTATGCTTATGTATATAACATATAGGTTTACATTTAAGTTCGGGGTATCAGCTATAATTGCTTTAATACATGATGTTTTAATAGTTCTTTCAATATATGCTATATTAAAAATACCTGTAAATAATCCATTTATAGCTGCAATACTTACAATAGTAGGTTATTCAATAAATGATACAATAGTAGTTTTTGATAGAGTTAGAGAAAATGTAAAGCGTATGAAAAAAGCTAATTTCTTTGAAATAGCAAATCAAAGTATAAAACAGACTTTAAGCAGGTCTATAAATACATCTTTGACTACTTTACTTGTTATAGGAAGTCTTTTTGTCTTAGGAGTTGAGTCTGTAAGAGAATTTTCACTACCTTTATTAGCTGGAATTTTAACAGGAACTTATTCATCAATTTTCATAGCAAGTCCAATATGGGCTTTATGGAAAACTTATGAAAAGAGAAGGAACAGCTACAGACCTTCTTAG